In one Patescibacteria group bacterium genomic region, the following are encoded:
- a CDS encoding ATP-binding cassette domain-containing protein: protein MPILLQATNLSKTYSGQKIFSGLTFAVQSRQKIGVVGRNGAGKSTLFRILTGEEEADEGKIIIGTEARIGYLKQEDDFNETESALEYLKRSCEQEVWTIRKLASKFQLDEEKLNQKAKGLSGGWRMRLKITAMLLANPNLFLLDEPTNYLDLSTLLLLQNYLQSYKGSFLIISHDREFLKKTCEETLDIS from the coding sequence ATGCCCATACTCCTTCAAGCCACGAATTTGAGCAAAACATATTCAGGCCAGAAAATTTTCTCTGGCCTGACTTTTGCTGTACAGTCGCGGCAGAAGATCGGCGTCGTCGGCCGCAACGGCGCGGGCAAATCAACGCTGTTTCGGATTTTGACCGGCGAAGAAGAAGCGGATGAAGGAAAAATAATCATCGGCACCGAAGCGCGGATCGGCTACTTGAAACAAGAAGATGATTTTAATGAAACTGAAAGCGCGCTGGAATACCTGAAACGCTCGTGCGAGCAAGAAGTTTGGACGATCAGAAAATTGGCTTCGAAATTTCAGCTGGACGAAGAAAAACTTAATCAGAAAGCAAAAGGCTTGTCCGGCGGCTGGCGGATGCGCCTGAAAATAACGGCGATGCTTTTGGCTAACCCGAATTTATTTCTTTTAGACGAGCCGACCAACTATCTGGACTTAAGCACTTTATTGCTCTTGCAGAATTATCTGCAATCCTATAAAGGCAGCTTTTTGATAATTTCCCATGACCGTGAATTCTTGAAAAAAACCTGCGAAGAAACTTTGGATATCTCCC
- the hisB gene encoding imidazoleglycerol-phosphate dehydratase HisB, with the protein MKSKTIYLLRKTKETKIEIWLALRGKGKTEIKTGLGMFDHLLTLLAYNALLDLKIKAKGDLEVDEHHLIEDVGITLGLAIKKALGDKKGLERYGFTLPMDETLAEAAIDLSGRPFLVWNAKFKREKIGELPTEVLEEFFRALANNLGCNIHINLRYGKNEHHRAEAIFKAFGRALRAAIEKNPSLKGFIPSTKGKI; encoded by the coding sequence ATGAAAAGTAAAACTATTTATCTTTTACGCAAAACCAAAGAGACTAAAATTGAAATTTGGCTGGCTTTGCGCGGCAAAGGCAAAACTGAAATCAAAACGGGACTGGGGATGTTCGACCATCTTTTAACGCTTTTGGCTTATAACGCGCTATTGGATCTGAAAATCAAAGCTAAGGGCGATTTGGAAGTCGATGAACACCATTTAATCGAGGATGTTGGCATAACCCTTGGATTGGCCATCAAAAAAGCTCTGGGAGATAAAAAAGGATTGGAACGCTATGGCTTCACTTTGCCGATGGACGAAACCCTGGCCGAAGCAGCGATAGATTTGAGCGGCCGGCCATTTTTGGTTTGGAACGCGAAATTCAAGCGCGAAAAGATCGGCGAACTGCCGACTGAAGTCTTGGAAGAATTTTTCCGCGCGCTGGCTAATAATCTTGGCTGCAATATCCATATCAATTTGCGCTACGGAAAAAACGAGCACCACCGGGCCGAAGCGATCTTCAAAGCTTTTGGCCGCGCCCTGCGCGCCGCAATCGAAAAAAATCCGAGCTTAAAAGGATTTATTCCTTCAACCAAAGGAAAAATATAA
- the gatB gene encoding Asp-tRNA(Asn)/Glu-tRNA(Gln) amidotransferase subunit GatB, whose amino-acid sequence MDYDVIIGMEIHAELKTKSKMFCRCDNNARGAEPNTKTCPICLGHPGTLPYPNQQAIEWTILLGLGLHCKINELSKFDRKNYFYPDLPKGYQISQFELPFCYDGHLNIDGENIAITRIHLEEDTGKSMHLAGKDYSLVDLNRAGTPLVELVTEPVIHTAEMAKKFCQRYQQVLRYLDVSSADMEQGEMRCEANISLQEKGKWVYEDGLIKPVGDYKLNPKIEIKNINSFRAVEKAILYEIERQKKVLSSPPSEGGARGGSGEGLRQETRGWDENSGKTVHQRFKETSADYRYFPEPDIPPLKFTSAMIDEIKAKLIELPSEKKVRLMSEYGFDGTTAEILISDKPLADYAEHVVSELEEWIDSTGDTWERQKNKLSKLTSNWLISELFKHLNANNQTIRDIKITAENFAELMTLVYQDKINSSAAQTILGVMYEKGGDPTNIMDDLGLQQMDDTVMLEAVVNSVLAANPDQVAQYKAGKTTVAQFLVGKVMAETKGKANPKKVQEIVARLIS is encoded by the coding sequence ATGGACTACGATGTGATAATCGGCATGGAGATCCACGCCGAGCTCAAAACCAAATCAAAAATGTTCTGCCGCTGCGATAATAATGCCAGGGGCGCGGAACCGAATACCAAAACCTGCCCGATCTGCCTGGGGCACCCCGGCACGCTTCCCTACCCCAACCAGCAAGCGATCGAATGGACGATCCTTCTTGGTCTTGGTTTGCATTGCAAGATCAATGAGCTTTCCAAATTCGACCGCAAGAATTATTTTTATCCCGATCTTCCCAAGGGCTATCAGATCTCGCAATTCGAATTGCCTTTCTGCTATGACGGCCATCTGAATATTGACGGGGAAAATATCGCCATTACGCGCATTCATCTCGAAGAAGATACGGGCAAATCAATGCATCTGGCCGGCAAGGATTATTCCTTGGTCGATTTGAACCGCGCCGGCACGCCGTTGGTCGAATTAGTTACCGAGCCGGTCATCCATACCGCGGAAATGGCCAAAAAATTCTGCCAGCGCTACCAGCAGGTTTTGCGCTATCTTGATGTTTCCTCGGCCGATATGGAACAGGGCGAAATGCGCTGCGAGGCCAATATTTCCCTTCAGGAAAAAGGCAAATGGGTTTATGAAGACGGCTTGATCAAACCGGTCGGCGATTACAAGTTAAATCCCAAAATTGAAATAAAAAATATCAATTCTTTCCGCGCCGTCGAAAAAGCCATCTTGTATGAAATTGAACGCCAGAAAAAAGTTCTAAGTTCCCCTCCTTCCGAAGGAGGGGCTAGGGGTGGTTCTGGGGAAGGTCTGCGCCAAGAAACCCGCGGCTGGGACGAAAATTCCGGCAAGACCGTCCATCAGCGCTTCAAGGAAACTTCGGCCGATTATCGCTACTTCCCCGAACCGGATATTCCCCCGCTGAAATTCACCAGCGCGATGATCGATGAGATAAAAGCCAAGCTGATCGAATTGCCGAGCGAAAAAAAGGTTCGCCTGATGAGCGAATACGGCTTTGACGGCACCACAGCCGAAATTTTGATTTCCGATAAGCCTTTGGCTGATTATGCCGAGCATGTCGTTTCCGAACTTGAAGAATGGATTGATTCCACCGGCGATACCTGGGAACGGCAGAAAAATAAATTATCCAAATTGACTTCCAACTGGCTGATTTCTGAATTGTTCAAGCACTTGAACGCCAATAACCAGACCATCCGCGATATTAAGATCACTGCGGAAAACTTTGCCGAGCTGATGACCTTAGTCTATCAAGACAAGATAAATTCTTCTGCCGCGCAAACAATCTTAGGCGTAATGTATGAGAAAGGCGGCGACCCGACCAATATTATGGACGATCTCGGCCTCCAGCAGATGGACGACACAGTTATGCTTGAAGCCGTCGTCAATTCCGTCCTCGCGGCCAACCCCGACCAGGTCGCCCAATACAAAGCCGGCAAGACCACGGTCGCCCAGTTTTTAGTTGGCAAGGTTATGGCGGAAACCAAGGGAAAGGCCAACCCGAAAAAGGTGCAGGAAATAGTGGCTCGGTTGATTAGTTAA
- a CDS encoding nucleoside triphosphate pyrophosphohydrolase family protein: protein MTFQEYQEKSRQTAIYPNLGNNYIYPVLGLCGESGEVAEIFKKIVRDKSSLISPQDKTAIAIELGDTLWYLSQITAELGMSLEEIAQNNIAKIRDRKTRNVLHGEGGNR from the coding sequence ATGACTTTTCAAGAATACCAGGAAAAATCACGCCAGACCGCCATTTATCCTAATCTCGGCAATAATTATATTTATCCAGTCCTGGGATTATGCGGCGAAAGCGGCGAGGTTGCCGAAATCTTCAAAAAAATTGTCCGCGATAAGAGCAGTTTAATTTCACCCCAAGACAAAACGGCGATTGCCATCGAACTCGGCGACACGCTCTGGTATCTTTCCCAAATCACTGCCGAACTTGGAATGTCGCTTGAAGAAATAGCTCAAAATAATATTGCAAAGATCAGGGACCGAAAGACTAGAAACGTGTTGCACGGCGAGGGCGGAAATCGATAG
- a CDS encoding AAA family ATPase → MKNKLILSVVGMAGSGKSEVVKYLVKKLNWPVVYLGAITFEWMKKRKIPVNYANEKKAREQIRRENGGMGAYAKLSLPKITALLKKNQGVIVESLYSWSEYKIFKEKFGDKFKVVAAIASPAIRFKRLKARKNERPMKNFAEFKTRDYSEIENIEKGGPIAMADYPVINESSLKDLQKKIDAVI, encoded by the coding sequence ATGAAAAATAAGCTAATATTATCTGTTGTAGGGATGGCTGGTTCAGGCAAAAGCGAGGTGGTAAAATATCTGGTCAAGAAATTAAATTGGCCGGTGGTTTATCTTGGCGCAATTACTTTCGAATGGATGAAAAAAAGAAAAATTCCAGTCAATTATGCCAATGAGAAAAAAGCCCGCGAACAGATCCGCCGCGAAAACGGCGGGATGGGCGCTTATGCGAAATTATCCTTGCCGAAAATCACCGCGCTCTTGAAAAAAAATCAGGGTGTGATAGTTGAAAGCTTATACAGCTGGTCGGAGTATAAAATATTCAAAGAAAAATTCGGCGATAAATTCAAAGTCGTTGCCGCTATCGCCTCCCCCGCCATCCGCTTCAAGCGGCTAAAAGCCAGAAAGAACGAGCGGCCGATGAAGAATTTTGCCGAATTCAAGACCCGCGATTATTCGGAAATAGAAAATATCGAAAAAGGCGGCCCGATCGCCATGGCTGATTACCCGGTTATTAACGAAAGCAGCTTGAAAGACTTGCAAAAAAAAATAGATGCGGTAATATAA
- a CDS encoding dihydrofolate reductase, whose translation MISMICAVGRNREIGFKNRLLWDLKGDMKHFVETTRGKTVIMGETTYHSLFIKPLPGRRNIVLTLDKNLQAPGCEISFDLKAIAEKYKNTPEEVFIIGGASIYKQFLPYADKLYLTLVDDAPEADTFFPDYSEFKIISDGELKEENGIKFKFAELKK comes from the coding sequence ATGATTTCCATGATCTGCGCTGTCGGGCGCAACCGAGAGATCGGCTTTAAGAACAGATTGCTTTGGGATTTGAAAGGCGATATGAAGCATTTTGTCGAAACCACGCGCGGCAAAACCGTGATTATGGGCGAGACGACCTATCATTCGCTTTTCATCAAGCCATTGCCGGGTCGAAGAAATATTGTTTTGACTTTGGATAAAAATTTGCAAGCTCCGGGCTGCGAGATTTCTTTTGACCTTAAGGCGATCGCGGAAAAATATAAAAACACCCCGGAAGAGGTGTTTATTATCGGCGGCGCGTCGATCTACAAGCAATTTTTGCCTTATGCCGATAAACTATATCTAACTTTAGTTGATGACGCGCCGGAAGCCGATACTTTTTTCCCTGACTATTCCGAATTCAAAATCATTTCAGATGGTGAGTTAAAAGAAGAAAACGGGATTAAATTTAAATTTGCCGAACTTAAAAAATAG
- a CDS encoding GNAT family N-acetyltransferase — protein MLKIRKAKISDSDKILKILRQTPELQGSRHHVDAEYTKNYVTDCIRDTRENCVLVAVDGKEIIGVITLEIYLKKKFSHLTDIAIVSGYRRKGIGGQLYQACEKILKKKKINAVAGITQADNKIMRSFCAKHQLDMGKEMYYFEKKLK, from the coding sequence ATGCTTAAAATCAGAAAGGCAAAGATCAGCGACAGCGACAAAATTCTTAAAATTTTGCGCCAGACGCCGGAACTGCAAGGCTCCCGGCATCACGTTGACGCGGAATATACCAAAAATTATGTAACCGATTGCATCCGCGACACGCGGGAAAATTGTGTTTTAGTTGCTGTTGACGGCAAGGAGATTATCGGCGTAATAACCTTGGAAATATATTTGAAGAAAAAATTTTCGCATCTTACTGATATCGCTATTGTCTCGGGTTATAGGCGTAAAGGGATCGGTGGCCAGCTTTATCAAGCTTGCGAAAAAATATTAAAGAAGAAAAAAATCAATGCGGTTGCCGGTATTACTCAAGCTGATAATAAAATAATGCGTAGTTTCTGCGCCAAGCACCAGCTCGACATGGGCAAGGAAATGTATTATTTTGAGAAAAAATTAAAATAG